Proteins from one Carassius gibelio isolate Cgi1373 ecotype wild population from Czech Republic chromosome A25, carGib1.2-hapl.c, whole genome shotgun sequence genomic window:
- the LOC127947202 gene encoding small VCP/p97-interacting protein — translation MGMCLPCLSGAEDDVVVTPDPETRRRQLAEAAEKRQKEITYRGIKNPEALERKKKKQEETEKQTVNSEGGGLKWQVG, via the exons ATGGGGATGTGTTTGCCCTGTCTGAGTGGAGCTGAGGATGATGTAGTAGTCACACCAGACCCT GAGACGAGGAGAAGACAGCTAGCCGAGGCTGCAgagaagagacagaaagag ATCACCTACAGAGGCATCAAAAACCCAGAAGCCTTggagaggaaaaagaagaaacaagaagagacagagaaacagactgtGAACTCTGAAGGCGGCGGGCTAAAG TGGCAGGTTGGCTAA